A single region of the Roseivivax sp. THAF197b genome encodes:
- a CDS encoding TRAP transporter substrate-binding protein — translation MKITRRLFAGAATLALGLGAGSAALAQDVTLRMHQFLPAQANVPKNILIPWMERVMEASDGRIEIEHYPAMQLGGTPPQLIDQVIDGVADITWTVAGYTPGRFPRAEVFELPFTMTDAEAASRAYWQLAEETMMDQDFADFKVLGVWVHGPGVIHTDEPVEELGDLNGMKLRGPTRVTTQMFEDLGATAVGMPVPAIPEALSKGVVNGAVIPWEVTAALKVPELVQNHTELGSPALYTTAFIFAMNKDRYNALPDDLKAVIDAESGLEFSGLAGKTMQADDGPSRQMAVDAGNNIIEIGEEEAAKWREAAQPTIDRWIAEMDERGMDGTALRARSLELIEANTK, via the coding sequence ATGAAGATCACTCGCAGACTTTTCGCGGGCGCCGCGACGCTCGCGCTCGGCCTAGGAGCAGGCAGCGCCGCGCTTGCACAGGACGTCACGCTGCGCATGCACCAGTTCCTGCCCGCGCAGGCCAATGTGCCCAAGAACATCCTGATCCCGTGGATGGAACGGGTCATGGAAGCCTCTGACGGCCGGATCGAGATCGAGCATTATCCCGCGATGCAGCTCGGGGGTACGCCGCCGCAGCTGATCGACCAGGTGATCGACGGGGTTGCCGATATCACCTGGACCGTCGCGGGCTATACGCCCGGTCGCTTCCCGCGCGCCGAGGTCTTCGAACTGCCCTTCACCATGACCGATGCCGAAGCCGCCAGCCGCGCCTATTGGCAGCTCGCCGAAGAGACGATGATGGATCAGGACTTCGCAGATTTCAAAGTCCTCGGTGTCTGGGTCCACGGTCCCGGCGTGATCCATACCGACGAGCCGGTGGAGGAACTTGGCGACCTGAACGGCATGAAACTGCGCGGCCCCACCCGCGTGACCACGCAGATGTTCGAGGATCTGGGCGCCACGGCTGTCGGCATGCCGGTCCCCGCGATCCCGGAGGCATTGTCGAAGGGCGTGGTGAACGGCGCGGTGATCCCATGGGAGGTGACCGCCGCCCTGAAGGTGCCGGAGCTCGTGCAGAACCACACCGAGCTCGGCAGTCCTGCGCTTTACACCACCGCCTTCATCTTCGCGATGAACAAGGATCGATACAACGCGCTTCCGGATGATCTGAAAGCGGTGATCGACGCCGAGTCGGGGCTCGAGTTCTCGGGCCTCGCGGGCAAGACCATGCAGGCCGATGACGGCCCGTCGCGGCAGATGGCGGTCGATGCGGGCAACAACATCATCGAGATCGGGGAGGAAGAGGCGGCGAAATGGCGCGAGGCGGCGCAGCCCACCATCGACCGCTGGATCGCGGAGATGGACGAGCGCGGCATGGACGGCACCGCATTGCGCGCCCGGTCGCTCGAGCTGATCGAGGCCAACACCAAATAA
- a CDS encoding TIGR02302 family protein, with protein sequence MADQMSDPTQVLAQVKRPAALTRAGLLAERVVRCFWPLWSVLITVVAALMLGLQDFVAVEAVWAAGLVALGALLWTGWWGARRFRWPTQEAAIMRLDATMPGRPIATALDNQAIGSGDAASQAVWQAHQTRMRARLAEARAVEPDLKTSEQDPYALRYAALLALSVALLFGSVMRVSSVTGMGPGGGSELASGPSWEGWMEPPAYTRLPAVYLNDITDPALSVPAGATVTLRLYGTPGDLSVTETVSGNPLTADTDSADDSAAEGATATAQDFVVAQSGRVAIDGPGGRAWEFTVTPDQTPDVARAGPFDVKYDGAVSLPFTASDDYAVTGGSARIELALDAVDRRYGRRMEPEARPAIEVMLPLPLAGDRSDFEEALVGNFSEHPWANLPVEISLQVTDAAGQTGAAAPDVLTLPGRRFFEPMAAALIEERQALLWNRENARDVALILRAISYEPEGLFRQSSHYLRFRTILRRLEANLETGLDDATRDELAQAMWDLALVLEEGDLDDARERLRRAQERLEEAMRNGASEDEIAELMQELRRATDDFMRQLAQEQRRQNEQNGDQNAQNMPQDGMQMSQNDLQEMMDRIQELMEEGRMAEAMQALQELQEMMENMRITEGQGQGQPSPGQQAMEGLGETLREQQDLSDQAFRDLQEQFNPGQNRQGQPGQEGQQGQQGQQQGQGQQQGRGEGQPGEGQGQGQGQQQGEQGQGGQQSLEDNLAERQRALRNELNRQRQNLPGQGTEGGRAAGEALDRAEGAMEGAEDALRENDLAGAIDRQSEAMEALREGMRNLGEALAEQQGQQGEQGQQGQAEGSDPGQQRDPLGRSAGTNGQIGSDEQMLGGEDVYRRARELLDEIRRRSGEGERPEEELEYLERLLERF encoded by the coding sequence ATGGCCGATCAGATGAGCGATCCGACCCAAGTGCTGGCGCAGGTGAAGCGTCCCGCAGCCCTGACGCGCGCCGGGCTTCTGGCCGAGCGGGTGGTGCGCTGCTTCTGGCCACTCTGGTCGGTCCTTATCACCGTTGTCGCCGCGCTGATGCTGGGCCTGCAGGACTTCGTTGCGGTGGAGGCCGTGTGGGCCGCGGGCCTCGTGGCGCTGGGCGCGCTCCTCTGGACGGGATGGTGGGGCGCACGCCGCTTCCGCTGGCCCACGCAGGAGGCCGCGATCATGCGGCTCGACGCGACGATGCCGGGGCGGCCCATCGCGACAGCGCTCGACAATCAGGCGATTGGCTCCGGCGATGCGGCAAGCCAGGCCGTGTGGCAGGCGCATCAGACGCGGATGCGCGCCCGGCTGGCCGAGGCCCGCGCGGTGGAGCCGGATCTCAAGACCTCGGAACAGGACCCCTATGCGCTGCGCTATGCCGCCTTGCTGGCTCTGTCGGTGGCGCTTCTTTTCGGGTCGGTCATGCGCGTATCATCCGTCACGGGCATGGGGCCGGGCGGCGGATCGGAGCTTGCCAGCGGACCAAGCTGGGAAGGCTGGATGGAACCGCCCGCCTATACCCGCCTGCCTGCGGTCTATCTCAACGACATTACCGATCCCGCGCTGTCGGTGCCCGCCGGGGCGACCGTCACGCTCAGGCTCTACGGCACACCCGGCGATCTATCCGTGACCGAAACGGTCTCCGGCAACCCGCTGACCGCCGATACCGACAGTGCGGATGACAGCGCGGCCGAGGGCGCGACGGCCACGGCGCAGGACTTCGTGGTTGCCCAATCGGGCCGCGTGGCCATCGACGGGCCGGGCGGGCGCGCCTGGGAATTTACCGTAACGCCGGACCAGACGCCTGACGTGGCGCGCGCGGGCCCATTCGACGTGAAATACGACGGTGCCGTGTCCTTGCCCTTCACCGCCAGTGACGATTACGCGGTCACCGGCGGCTCTGCCCGGATCGAGCTTGCGTTGGACGCGGTGGATCGGCGCTATGGACGCCGGATGGAGCCCGAAGCGCGCCCCGCGATCGAGGTCATGCTGCCGCTGCCGCTCGCGGGCGACAGGTCGGACTTTGAGGAGGCGCTCGTCGGAAACTTCTCGGAACATCCCTGGGCCAACCTGCCCGTCGAGATTTCGCTGCAAGTGACCGATGCCGCAGGTCAGACGGGGGCGGCCGCGCCAGACGTTCTGACATTGCCCGGACGTCGGTTCTTCGAGCCGATGGCCGCTGCACTGATCGAGGAGCGTCAGGCTCTGCTCTGGAACCGCGAAAATGCCCGCGACGTCGCGCTCATTCTTCGTGCGATCAGCTATGAGCCGGAGGGTCTGTTCCGGCAATCCTCGCATTACCTGCGCTTCCGCACGATCCTGCGCAGGCTCGAGGCCAATCTCGAGACCGGGCTCGATGACGCGACGCGGGATGAACTGGCTCAGGCGATGTGGGATCTGGCGCTGGTGCTCGAAGAGGGGGACCTCGACGATGCCCGTGAACGGTTGCGCCGCGCGCAGGAACGGCTGGAAGAGGCCATGCGCAACGGCGCGTCCGAGGACGAGATCGCCGAGTTGATGCAGGAGCTGCGCCGCGCCACGGATGATTTCATGCGTCAGCTCGCGCAGGAGCAGCGCCGCCAGAACGAACAGAATGGCGACCAGAACGCGCAGAACATGCCGCAGGACGGCATGCAGATGTCCCAGAACGACCTGCAGGAGATGATGGACCGCATCCAGGAGTTGATGGAGGAGGGCCGCATGGCCGAGGCCATGCAGGCGCTCCAGGAGCTTCAGGAAATGATGGAGAACATGCGCATCACCGAAGGGCAGGGACAGGGCCAGCCCAGCCCCGGCCAGCAGGCGATGGAGGGTTTGGGCGAGACGCTGCGCGAACAGCAGGACCTATCCGATCAGGCCTTCCGCGACCTGCAGGAGCAGTTCAATCCCGGTCAGAACCGGCAAGGCCAGCCCGGCCAGGAAGGTCAGCAGGGCCAGCAAGGGCAACAGCAGGGCCAGGGCCAGCAACAGGGCCGCGGCGAAGGCCAGCCCGGCGAGGGGCAGGGCCAGGGTCAAGGCCAGCAACAGGGCGAGCAGGGTCAGGGCGGACAGCAATCTCTCGAAGACAACCTGGCCGAACGGCAACGTGCCTTGCGCAATGAGCTGAACCGCCAGCGCCAGAACCTGCCGGGGCAGGGCACCGAGGGCGGACGCGCGGCGGGCGAAGCGCTCGACCGGGCCGAAGGCGCCATGGAAGGGGCCGAGGACGCATTGCGCGAGAATGACCTTGCAGGCGCCATCGACCGGCAATCCGAAGCCATGGAAGCGCTGCGCGAAGGCATGCGCAACCTGGGCGAAGCTTTGGCCGAGCAGCAGGGCCAACAGGGTGAGCAGGGCCAGCAAGGTCAGGCCGAAGGGTCTGACCCCGGTCAGCAGCGCGATCCGCTGGGACGCTCGGCCGGCACGAACGGACAGATCGGCTCTGACGAGCAGATGCTGGGCGGCGAGGATGTGTATCGCCGTGCGCGCGAGCTTTTGGACGAAATCCGCCGCCGTTCGGGCGAAGGCGAGCGTCCGGAAGAAGAGCTGGAATACCTGGAGCGACTGCTCGAACGGTTCTGA
- the lysA gene encoding diaminopimelate decarboxylase gives MDHFDYKDGVLCAEDVSLSEIAAEVGTPAYVYSTATLERHYRLFDEALDGLPHLVCYAMKAASNQAILKTLAALGAGMDVVSGGEYARAIAAGVAPEKIVFAGVGKTEAEIRQALTGGLRQFNVESEPELRLISRVAAEMGVSAPITIRVNPDVDAKTHAKIATGKSENKFGIPISKARAVYAEAAALPGIEVVGIDVHIGSQLTELAPFEAAYLKVAELTETLRADGHDIQRLDLGGGLGIPYERSNSAPPLPTEYGALIKKTVGHLGCEIEIEPGRLIAGNAGILLSRVIYVKEGEGRRFLILDAAMNDLIRPAMYDAWHDIVPVVEPAPAHERTEYDVVGPVCESGDTFAKARPMPELKAGDLVAFRSAGAYGAVMSSEYNTRPLIPEILVKGDHHAVIRARPNFDEIISRDSIPEWL, from the coding sequence ATGGATCATTTCGACTACAAAGACGGCGTGCTGTGCGCCGAGGACGTGTCGCTTTCGGAGATCGCGGCGGAGGTCGGCACGCCGGCTTACGTGTATTCCACCGCGACGCTTGAGCGGCATTACCGGCTTTTCGACGAAGCGCTCGATGGCCTGCCGCATCTGGTGTGTTACGCGATGAAGGCCGCGTCCAATCAGGCGATCCTGAAGACGCTGGCCGCGCTGGGCGCGGGCATGGACGTGGTGTCTGGCGGGGAGTATGCGCGGGCCATCGCCGCCGGTGTCGCGCCCGAGAAGATCGTCTTCGCAGGCGTCGGGAAGACCGAAGCGGAAATCCGTCAGGCGCTGACCGGGGGCTTGCGCCAGTTCAACGTGGAAAGCGAACCTGAGCTGCGCCTGATCAGCCGGGTCGCCGCCGAAATGGGCGTCTCGGCGCCGATCACCATCCGGGTGAACCCGGATGTCGATGCCAAGACCCATGCGAAGATCGCCACCGGAAAGTCCGAGAACAAGTTCGGTATCCCGATCTCGAAGGCGCGCGCGGTCTATGCGGAGGCCGCGGCGCTGCCGGGCATCGAGGTCGTGGGCATCGACGTGCATATCGGATCGCAACTGACCGAGCTTGCCCCGTTCGAAGCGGCCTATCTGAAAGTGGCGGAGCTGACCGAGACGCTGCGCGCCGACGGTCACGACATTCAGCGCCTCGATCTGGGCGGCGGGTTGGGAATTCCCTATGAGCGGTCGAACAGCGCACCGCCGCTGCCCACGGAATATGGCGCGCTCATCAAGAAGACGGTCGGTCATCTGGGCTGCGAGATCGAGATCGAGCCCGGGCGGCTCATCGCCGGGAATGCGGGTATCCTCCTGTCCCGCGTGATCTACGTGAAAGAGGGCGAGGGGCGGCGGTTCCTGATCCTCGATGCTGCGATGAACGACCTCATTCGCCCCGCCATGTATGACGCGTGGCACGACATCGTGCCGGTGGTCGAGCCCGCGCCCGCGCATGAGCGCACGGAATACGACGTGGTCGGCCCGGTCTGCGAATCGGGCGACACCTTTGCTAAGGCGCGGCCCATGCCCGAGCTGAAAGCAGGCGATCTCGTCGCCTTCCGCTCGGCGGGGGCCTACGGCGCGGTCATGTCGAGCGAGTACAATACGCGCCCGCTCATCCCGGAGATTCTGGTGAAAGGCGATCACCATGCCGTCATCCGGGCGCGGCCAAACTTTGACGAAATCATTTCGCGCGATAGCATTCCCGAATGGCTGTGA
- a CDS encoding DUF2834 domain-containing protein yields MHGLRFVWLALALWGAVHPMYYFLSYMAANVWSLGQLIDAWYVNDSTTGLTWDLTIAAITLTIWVIAEVAVRRNWSALLAIPATYCIGVSCGLPLYLYLRSRPVT; encoded by the coding sequence ATGCATGGTCTGAGGTTTGTCTGGCTCGCACTCGCGCTTTGGGGTGCGGTGCATCCGATGTATTACTTCCTGTCCTACATGGCGGCGAACGTTTGGTCACTCGGGCAGCTCATCGACGCGTGGTACGTGAATGATTCGACCACCGGGCTGACCTGGGACCTGACCATCGCGGCGATCACGTTGACGATCTGGGTAATCGCGGAGGTGGCCGTCCGGCGCAACTGGTCCGCGCTTCTGGCGATTCCCGCGACCTATTGCATCGGGGTCAGCTGCGGATTGCCGCTCTACCTGTATCTGCGCTCGCGCCCCGTTACCTGA
- a CDS encoding argininosuccinate lyase: MRPLACLAFLLLAACGADGAPERPDPAQEEPPIGISVTGSASIGVSSR, translated from the coding sequence ATGAGACCTCTGGCCTGCCTTGCCTTTTTGCTGCTGGCCGCTTGCGGTGCGGATGGCGCACCGGAACGGCCCGATCCCGCTCAGGAAGAGCCGCCCATCGGGATTTCGGTTACGGGAAGCGCGTCCATCGGGGTAAGCTCGCGGTGA
- the argH gene encoding argininosuccinate lyase: MSDTTSNQMWGGRFAAGPDAIMEAINASIGFDKRLAAQDIAGSRAHAAMLAATGIVKPSDAEAMREGLLTVLSEIEGGTFEFSTALEDIHMNVEARLKALIGEPAGRLHTGRSRNDQVATDFKLWVRDQLDAAEEQLLALLRALLAQAEAGADWVMPGFTHLQTAQPVTWGHHMMAYVEMFGRDLSRVRDARARMNESPLGAAALAGTGFPIDRHMTAEALGFDRPAANSLDAVSDRDFALEFLSIASISAVHLSRMAEELVIWSSAQFRFVTLSDRFSTGSSIMPQKKNPDAAELIRAKIGRIFGANVALTLVMKGLPLAYSKDMQEDKEQVFDAADNWLLALAAMDGMVRDMSANVPALEAAASSGFSTATDLADWLVRELNLPFRDAHHVTGALVALAEKKGCDLPDLSLSDMTSVHDGITEAVFDVLGVHNSVASRISYGGTAPDQVRAQIARWKEILE, encoded by the coding sequence ATGTCCGATACGACCTCGAACCAGATGTGGGGTGGCCGCTTTGCCGCTGGACCTGACGCGATCATGGAGGCGATCAATGCCTCGATCGGGTTCGACAAGCGGCTGGCGGCGCAGGACATCGCCGGATCGAGGGCCCATGCCGCCATGCTGGCTGCCACGGGCATCGTGAAACCTAGCGACGCGGAGGCGATGAGGGAAGGCTTGCTCACCGTCTTGTCAGAGATCGAAGGCGGCACGTTCGAATTTTCCACGGCGCTAGAAGACATTCACATGAACGTGGAGGCGCGTCTGAAGGCGCTGATCGGCGAGCCCGCGGGGCGGCTGCATACGGGCCGGTCGCGCAACGATCAGGTCGCCACCGATTTCAAGCTGTGGGTGCGCGATCAGCTGGATGCGGCGGAAGAGCAGCTCCTCGCGCTCTTGCGCGCGCTCCTCGCCCAGGCCGAGGCGGGTGCGGATTGGGTCATGCCGGGCTTCACCCATCTCCAAACGGCGCAGCCCGTGACTTGGGGCCATCATATGATGGCCTATGTCGAGATGTTCGGCCGCGATCTGTCCCGCGTGCGCGACGCCCGCGCGCGGATGAACGAAAGCCCGCTCGGGGCGGCCGCGCTGGCGGGCACGGGCTTCCCGATCGACCGGCACATGACGGCGGAGGCGCTGGGCTTCGACCGGCCCGCGGCCAATTCGCTGGACGCCGTGTCGGACCGGGACTTCGCGCTCGAGTTCCTGTCGATCGCCTCGATCAGCGCGGTGCACCTGTCGCGCATGGCCGAAGAACTGGTGATCTGGTCCTCCGCGCAGTTCCGCTTCGTGACATTGTCAGACCGCTTCTCGACCGGCTCGTCGATCATGCCGCAGAAGAAGAACCCCGATGCGGCGGAGCTGATCCGCGCCAAGATCGGGCGGATCTTCGGTGCGAACGTGGCGCTGACGCTGGTGATGAAGGGGCTGCCGCTCGCCTATTCCAAGGACATGCAGGAGGACAAGGAGCAGGTCTTCGATGCGGCCGATAACTGGCTGCTGGCATTGGCGGCGATGGACGGGATGGTGCGGGACATGTCCGCGAACGTGCCTGCGCTAGAGGCCGCGGCCTCGTCGGGCTTCTCGACCGCGACCGATCTTGCGGATTGGCTGGTGCGCGAGCTGAACCTGCCCTTCCGAGACGCGCATCACGTCACGGGCGCGCTGGTGGCGCTGGCCGAGAAGAAGGGCTGCGACCTGCCGGATCTGAGCCTGTCTGATATGACATCGGTTCACGATGGCATCACCGAGGCTGTCTTCGACGTCCTCGGCGTGCATAATTCCGTGGCGAGCCGCATCTCCTATGGCGGCACCGCGCCCGATCAGGTGCGGGCACAGATCGCCCGCTGGAAGGAGATCCTGGAATGA